The sequence CAGGTCGCGGCGGCGGTACGGGATCAGCTCCAGGATCCCCGGCACCGGTTCGTCCTGCGCCGACACCGGCCGCCACAACCGCGCGGCGAGCCGGGTGCCATCGCTCATCGGGATCCAGAGATGCTCGATCTCCTCCACCTCATGTGGCAGGGAGGTGACAGTACGCACTCAGGCCTCCTCGTCGTCGATCGTGAACGGCAGCGTGCTCACGAACTCCTCGTACTTTCGCTTCAGGTCGTCCTCGTCCGCGCCGCCGAGGAACACTTCGGCGAGCACGTAGCTGTAGCTGTCCTCGCCATACCCGTCGGACAGCCGCGCGCCTTCCTCGACCTTGACCAGCACCGTGCAGCCAGGTACCCGAGCCTCCAGATCGGCAACTTCCCCCGGCGTGGGTGTCCGGCGCACCACACCGTCGGCGAAGTGTCGCAGGAACCATTTGGCGGCCATCGCGTACTCGCCCTCGCGGCGCGGCAGCTGCGGATGGTGGCCCAGCCCCAGGCTGACCATCGCGGCATGGTTCGCTACGCCGTCGACCATCTCGAACAGCCGCGCGTGCTCCTGGGAGTGGCGCGCGTTCACCTCGAGCAGGCGCAGCCTGCTCGCGTCCGCATCCCAGAAGAACTCGATGTTGAAGGTGGAGTTGTCCAGGCCCGAGGCGCTGATCACCTCGCTGGCGACCTCGACGATCCGCTCGAACACCCCTTCGCTCATCGCCGAGGGGTACTGATAACGCAGGAAACTGTCACTGCCGGGGTAGTCGATCGAGGCCACCAACCCGTACACGTCCACTGTGCCACCGGCGATGTAGCCCTCGACGGTGACCTGCTGACCCGCCGCTGCCTCCTCAGCCATGTACGCGGCGCCGCCGATCTGCTCGATCTCCGGGGGCAGCTCGATCATGTCCAGGACGGCCTCGAACGGCCGGCCCAGCCGAACCACGTCCTCACGGGCCTGGGGCAGGGTGCGGGCAAGCTGCTCGGTATCGGTGATCCGGTAGGCGCCCTCGGAGGAGGCCGACTCCACGGGTTTGATCCACGCCGGGTAGCTCACTCCGGCCGGTAGGTGCGGTTGCTCGGCGTCCAGGTCGAGCAGACCGAACGCCGGCAGGGCGTTGGTCACGCGGCTCTGCACCAGCCGGCTCCAGTACTTGTGCTCACAACGGATCACAGCCTTGAGGTCGGCGGAGGGCAGCCCGCGGCGCCGGCAGAGGATCGGCACCATCATCGTGGCGGGGAAGTCCCAGTAGGTGACGATCGCGTCCACCGAACCGTCGAAGTCCGCGAGCTGGGCCTCGGCCCGCTCCAGCAGATCAGGCACGTTGACCTCTCCTTCTTGCAGCTCGTCCTGGGTGAGCAGCTGGTGGAAGGTGAGCGAATCGGCGTCGGGCAGGCCGCGCAGCACCTCGCGGTTGGCGTCGTCCAGACCGAGCACGAAGACGTTTTTGTTCATGTGCCCGATCGTCGCAGCGGGCGGGTGGGCCCGCATCTGCGCCGCAGCCGGACCAGCCGCCGACGTGGTCCTCGTGGGCGCGCTGTCGTCGCGATGTCGGTGGCTGCTGAGAGCCTGACGTCATGGACATCATCTGGCTGGTTGTGGGGCTCCTCATCGGCGGTGCGTGCGGCGTGCTGCTGGCCAGGCGCACCACCGGCGCCGGCGAGCCTCGGCTGACAGCGGCGCAGGCGGAGATCGCGCGCCTGGCCGAACGGTTGGCGGCGCAGCAGGAGGCGCACGGGCGCGCGCTGGCCGCGGCGGAACGGGCCGCCGACGAGCGCACCGATCTGCAGCAGGCCGCCCACGAGCGAGAGCTGGCCACCGAGCAACGACGCAGTGCCGAGCGTGTAGCTGAGCTGAAGGAGAGCACGCAGCGGCTCAGTGACGAGTTCGAAGCGCTCTCGGCGAAGGTACTCGCCCAGACCCGCAAGGAGTTCCTGGAACATGCCGAGGAACGGTGGACGCGGACACAACGGGAGTCAGAGGCCGAGCTGGCCAAGCGCGAGGAGGCGGTACGGCACCTGGTGGAGCCGCTGACGCGCACTCTCGGGGAAGTCAAGCAGGAGATGACCAGCGCCGAGAAGGAGCGGGCGTCAGCGCATGCCACGCTCACGGAGCAGGTGAACGCGATGCGCTCCTCCTCCGAGCATCTGCGCACCGAGACCAGCCAGCTGGTCAACGCCCTCCGTGCCCCGCAGGTGCGCGGCCGCTGGGGTGAGCTGCAGCTGCGCAACGTGGTGGAGTCGGCCGGGATGGTCGAGCATGTGGACTTCGTGGAGCAGCCCAGTTTCACCACCGACGACGGCGCACTCCGCCCGGATCTGATCGTCACCCTTCCCGGTGAGAAGCATGTGGTGGTGGACGCCAAGGTCGCGTTCAACGGGTACCTGGAGGCGATGGAAGCCAAGGACGACCAGATCCGCGGCAAACGGTTGGCCGCCCACGCCAGGCATGTGCGCGAGCACATCGACTCCCTCGGCGCGAAGTCGTACTGGGAGCACGTGCCGCACACACCGGAGTTCGTGGTGATGTTCCTGCCCGCGGAGGTGTTCCTGAACGCAGCTCTGGAAGAGGATCCGACCCTGCTGGAGCGCGCCTTCGAGAAGAACGTGGTGCTGGCCACCCCGGCCACCCTGGTGGCGCTGCTGCGCACCGTGGCCTACACCTGGCGCCAGGAACGGCTCGCCGACGATGCCGCGCAGGTGTTCACCGCCGGGCGGGAGCTGCACAAGCGGCTCGGCACCCTGGGCAAGCACCTGACCACCTTGGGCAAGCGGCTGAACTCCACTGTGGAGGCCTACAACTCGTTCAACGCCTCGCTGGACTCCCAGCTCGTCACGCAGGCTCGGCGGTTCTCCGCCCTGCAGGGACTCGAGCCGGGTCTCAGCGCCCCTCCACCACTGGAGGTGCTGGCCGTACCGGCGCAGAAGGAGGACGTGCACGCCTCGGCTGAGCTCGAAGCACTGGTGGACCGGGCGGCTCAAGACGCCACGCGTGCGGGTGCCACCTCCGGCCCCGATGCTGACCTCGGGCACTCCACCGGTACGTGAGACTACCCACGCACGTGCACATCCGTGATAGATACTGCACCTATGAGCAACCCACTCACGATCGACCAGCAGGTCCTGCACGTCTACGTCGCCCTGCAGAACCTCGCCCACGGTCGCGCCGTCAATGACATCGCCGCCGATATCGGCAAGTCCCGCTTCGCCACTGCGCGAATGATCAAGCGAGCCCGCGCGCTCGGTCTGGTCGAGGTCCGGCCCACGGTCTCCGCGCCGGTGGACGTCGGACTGTCCGCCCAGCTCGCCCAGCGCTACGGCCTGCGAGGCGCGTTGGTCGTGGCCACACACTCCCCGGACGTGCTGGAAGCCCGCGAGGCGATCGCCCGGATCACGGCACGCTTCATCGTCGACAACGTGGCCGAGGACGACATCCTCGGATTCGCGCCGGGCCGCACGCTGGTACTCGCCTCTCGGCTGATCGAGGCTCTCCCCTCGGCCGATGTCGTCCAGCTCACCGGGGTGGGTGCGCCCCGCCTGGAGGACGGCGTCGAGGTGATCGCCAACCTCGGCCGGTTGACCGGTGGGGCGACCCATCCGCTGTACGCACCGGGCATCCTGACGAAGGACCCGGAGGCCCGGGTCATCCTCAAGCACCCTTCGATCCAGCGGACGCTGCGCAAGTTCGAGCACATCGACAAGGCGTTCCTGACCATCGGCGGCTGGCCGGAGGCCTCGCTGATGGCAGGCCAGCTCTCCGATCTGGGCGAGCGGGAGGAGTACGAGCAGAAGGGCGTGGTGGCCGAGATCGGCACGATGCTGCTCGATGCCGATGGCGGCACCGTCTCCGGGCTCGAGGGCCGGTTCGTGGGCATCTCCGAGGAGCAGCTGCGGGCAGTGGACATGCGGGTCGCGATCGGCGGCGGGCCGGGCAAGGAGCACGCGGTGCTGGCCGCGCTGCGGTCCGGGATCGCCGACCACCTGATCACCGACATCCGGTGCGCCAAGGCGGCTCTCGCGGTGTGAGGAGTGCTCAGTCCAGGTGCCGGAATCGGTCCCAGAGCTGCGGCCATGGCTCGACCGGGCCGGTGCACACCAGCACCGGCTCCCCCTCCTCTTCGGTGTCGACGCCCAGCCCGTTGTCGAGCTCGGCCACGCGGCGGCAGGAGTCGAACCAGTCCGGTGCCCGCTCGCTCTGGCCACCGACGATCAGCGCAGTCTGCGCATCGTCCGGCGACCGGTCCAGATGCCACAGCTGCACGTGCCCGCTGACCACCGGCAGCCCGCCGGAACCGAACCGGTCCAGGGCGCCCGCCTCGCCGTAGTTGCTGGTGATGATCACCTCCGCACCGGACTGCGCGGCCCCCTGGCGCACCTGTGCGGCGTACTGCGGCCAGCCGACCTGATCGGCGGCAGCCGAGTTGACCGCCGCCAGCCCGCTCGCACCGAAGGTCCGCACCGGCAGCACCGGTAGCGCGGCTACTGCGCAGCCCAGGGAGTTGACCACCAGCAGGGCGACCATCGCCCGTCGCCGGGACCGGCTGCTCAACCACTGCGCCACACCGGCCGAGCCGATCGCCACCAGCACCCCGAGCATCCCGGCGGTGTAGTAGAACTGTGTCCCCCCGATAAAGACGAACGCGACCACCAGAGCGAACGCGACCGCGAGGAACCGCAGCGGCCGCCACTGCGGGCGCCGGAACATCCCGACGATCGCCACCACCCAGAACGCCGCGAGCACCGGCCCGACCAGCAGCACCAGCATCGGCCACATCATCACCCGGACCTCGCCGGAGTTCGACCCCCGCAGCGCCTCACCCATCGCCAGCTGGGGCCATCCGTG is a genomic window of Ruania zhangjianzhongii containing:
- a CDS encoding ATP-grasp domain-containing protein, which translates into the protein MNKNVFVLGLDDANREVLRGLPDADSLTFHQLLTQDELQEGEVNVPDLLERAEAQLADFDGSVDAIVTYWDFPATMMVPILCRRRGLPSADLKAVIRCEHKYWSRLVQSRVTNALPAFGLLDLDAEQPHLPAGVSYPAWIKPVESASSEGAYRITDTEQLARTLPQAREDVVRLGRPFEAVLDMIELPPEIEQIGGAAYMAEEAAAGQQVTVEGYIAGGTVDVYGLVASIDYPGSDSFLRYQYPSAMSEGVFERIVEVASEVISASGLDNSTFNIEFFWDADASRLRLLEVNARHSQEHARLFEMVDGVANHAAMVSLGLGHHPQLPRREGEYAMAAKWFLRHFADGVVRRTPTPGEVADLEARVPGCTVLVKVEEGARLSDGYGEDSYSYVLAEVFLGGADEDDLKRKYEEFVSTLPFTIDDEEA
- the rmuC gene encoding DNA recombination protein RmuC, whose product is MDIIWLVVGLLIGGACGVLLARRTTGAGEPRLTAAQAEIARLAERLAAQQEAHGRALAAAERAADERTDLQQAAHERELATEQRRSAERVAELKESTQRLSDEFEALSAKVLAQTRKEFLEHAEERWTRTQRESEAELAKREEAVRHLVEPLTRTLGEVKQEMTSAEKERASAHATLTEQVNAMRSSSEHLRTETSQLVNALRAPQVRGRWGELQLRNVVESAGMVEHVDFVEQPSFTTDDGALRPDLIVTLPGEKHVVVDAKVAFNGYLEAMEAKDDQIRGKRLAAHARHVREHIDSLGAKSYWEHVPHTPEFVVMFLPAEVFLNAALEEDPTLLERAFEKNVVLATPATLVALLRTVAYTWRQERLADDAAQVFTAGRELHKRLGTLGKHLTTLGKRLNSTVEAYNSFNASLDSQLVTQARRFSALQGLEPGLSAPPPLEVLAVPAQKEDVHASAELEALVDRAAQDATRAGATSGPDADLGHSTGT
- a CDS encoding sugar-binding transcriptional regulator; its protein translation is MSNPLTIDQQVLHVYVALQNLAHGRAVNDIAADIGKSRFATARMIKRARALGLVEVRPTVSAPVDVGLSAQLAQRYGLRGALVVATHSPDVLEAREAIARITARFIVDNVAEDDILGFAPGRTLVLASRLIEALPSADVVQLTGVGAPRLEDGVEVIANLGRLTGGATHPLYAPGILTKDPEARVILKHPSIQRTLRKFEHIDKAFLTIGGWPEASLMAGQLSDLGEREEYEQKGVVAEIGTMLLDADGGTVSGLEGRFVGISEEQLRAVDMRVAIGGGPGKEHAVLAALRSGIADHLITDIRCAKAALAV
- a CDS encoding ArnT family glycosyltransferase, giving the protein MIGPGLVRERFARGPVIGAMLALAVLLAVLAPEYGYHRDELYFRMLPPAWGYVDQPFLTPLLARTAIALFGDSVVALRVVALLCAVASLPVLALITREVGGGRRAQALTGWGMAGATLTLQFGHVLLTASLDLVVWPVVLLLAIRAVLREDGRWWIAAGAVIGVSSANKLLVVVLMLGIALGLAVCGPRAWFGSARLWWGVAIAGLLALPSVLYQAMHGWPQLAMGEALRGSNSGEVRVMMWPMLVLLVGPVLAAFWVVAIVGMFRRPQWRPLRFLAVAFALVVAFVFIGGTQFYYTAGMLGVLVAIGSAGVAQWLSSRSRRRAMVALLVVNSLGCAVAALPVLPVRTFGASGLAAVNSAAADQVGWPQYAAQVRQGAAQSGAEVIITSNYGEAGALDRFGSGGLPVVSGHVQLWHLDRSPDDAQTALIVGGQSERAPDWFDSCRRVAELDNGLGVDTEEEGEPVLVCTGPVEPWPQLWDRFRHLD